One segment of Panicum virgatum strain AP13 chromosome 3K, P.virgatum_v5, whole genome shotgun sequence DNA contains the following:
- the LOC120699815 gene encoding uncharacterized protein LOC120699815 isoform X2, which produces MGRDMVGSWEKGRNVDRGGGNQRGKETGARDQSRGRRGRGTHRRLQPALLVAGGRRLVAGDGDGEQRRSCGRGLGQGGHGMAVVLCGLGRVQKTSRYVSGGPRAVRPRRRPPPRLRRRPPSDPTPLAAATLICRPTGCIANRRRPAASRRVAEGGERHGLQEQLMTMPDSPESSPGAARPASIFSKVDYQVDLGLES; this is translated from the exons ATGGGGAGAGATATGGTTGGGAGTTGGGAGAAAGGCAGAAACGTGGATCGGGGAGGAGGAAATCAGAGGGGAAAAGAAACGGGAGCAAGAGATCAATCCAGAGGACGGCGAGGACGGGGCACTCACCGGAGATTGCAGCCGGcgctcctcgtcgccggcggccggcggctcgtcgccggcgacggcgacggcgagcagcggcgctcGTGCGGGCGGGGGCTAGGGCAGGGCGGGCATGGGATGGCAGTAGTGCTATGTGGGCTGGGCCGTGTCCAAAAAACAAGCAGATACGTGTCCGGCGGCCCACGAGCCgttcgcccccgccgccgtcctcctcctcgtctccggcggcggccgccgtcggATCCGACACCGCTGGCCGCGGCCACGCTAATCTGCCGGCCCACCGGCTGTATTGCcaaccgccggcggccggcggcatccCGCCGCGTCGCCGAGGGCGGGGAACGCCACGGCCTACAAGAGCAGCTT ATGACCATGCCTGACAGTCCAGAATCTTCACCTGGCGCGGCTCGACCAGCAAGTATCTTCAGCAAG GTTGATTACCAGGTGGACCTAGGACTAGAGTCATAG
- the LOC120699815 gene encoding uncharacterized protein LOC120699815 isoform X1: MGRDMVGSWEKGRNVDRGGGNQRGKETGARDQSRGRRGRGTHRRLQPALLVAGGRRLVAGDGDGEQRRSCGRGLGQGGHGMAVVLCGLGRVQKTSRYVSGGPRAVRPRRRPPPRLRRRPPSDPTPLAAATLICRPTGCIANRRRPAASRRVAEGGERHGLQEQLMTMPDSPESSPGAARPASIFSKVLFPLPACGRDGLITRWT; the protein is encoded by the exons ATGGGGAGAGATATGGTTGGGAGTTGGGAGAAAGGCAGAAACGTGGATCGGGGAGGAGGAAATCAGAGGGGAAAAGAAACGGGAGCAAGAGATCAATCCAGAGGACGGCGAGGACGGGGCACTCACCGGAGATTGCAGCCGGcgctcctcgtcgccggcggccggcggctcgtcgccggcgacggcgacggcgagcagcggcgctcGTGCGGGCGGGGGCTAGGGCAGGGCGGGCATGGGATGGCAGTAGTGCTATGTGGGCTGGGCCGTGTCCAAAAAACAAGCAGATACGTGTCCGGCGGCCCACGAGCCgttcgcccccgccgccgtcctcctcctcgtctccggcggcggccgccgtcggATCCGACACCGCTGGCCGCGGCCACGCTAATCTGCCGGCCCACCGGCTGTATTGCcaaccgccggcggccggcggcatccCGCCGCGTCGCCGAGGGCGGGGAACGCCACGGCCTACAAGAGCAGCTT ATGACCATGCCTGACAGTCCAGAATCTTCACCTGGCGCGGCTCGACCAGCAAGTATCTTCAGCAAGGTGCTCTTTCCACTGCCTGCATGTGGCAGAGATGg GTTGATTACCAGGTGGACCTAG
- the LOC120699812 gene encoding ABC transporter G family member 31-like has protein sequence MSVVSSTSTFPSSQSEKLEFARDCTQGLRPENFTPQMRKFFAYALVEGQDPFLEYVMQILDLKKIENFRVSGISDTDRDKLTIAELAVGTYSVMVYDQPLTGSDPAMTYDLVNTIRAVCRVQQSSAVMALNHLSEEAFDLFDRIILLGEGHLLYQGPRQDAVTYFAQLGYMKPPHVESWEFLQDIAAENGMQYQLPRSNIQGLEELVECYYSSDHYLDVIRVIGKSKEFITYWVESEPGIGLSLKESTTFNSNNAENQEMEVVVTKLLNKSRYISGIESSGNIQVGDVVTGISINEEPMQYLATGPIFDHKQRLTKVFSALRHAQGHIRLQFERSDNKGNEDEPRWEQFQRPYVQPWSKSTKTLIQRQLRILKQLHVLSTLRVIQACILGIFAGTLFYKLGGQYNLQHMNSVRALGFVNTMSILLINMPQLPLYMLQRPTFYKHRDRRFFRTSSYVVAHCVTNLPQAFIEALLYSVCVYFLAGLAMGNNGLVFLDYLFQMFLVAYFGSSIFFFLSAVASIPEIANALAGLIVSIFLLFSGFVIYPSNIPQYWRWLMQINPIRWANISFCDQQFSYGYKESCIKYLNQLTFCKANPEMASGKAYLIYAELVTSVSGKPYVPYMILIGWTLLALLMALMFLNNIEFSQISQSVPQINERKFSKNYLHDVEVYSSSLHGYIEDSIESGRYKSLEPPKLASSSKIVLSEGENGSVESWREEFRVEVESEHLTIPVTPITLTFLDLSFARSGKVTKEEGIDFENVSGYAKPGTMLALVGGANGSAATLLKCLSGRIPPGGSFTGDIRVNSTKPSADFSRSVGYAEQLDAHQPYLTIRESLQFSASLRLTNGISKTRRHIHVELVLDQLGLQYYANHLVGSLRDGTGKTYEVAKKLTIAVELAANPSILFLEEPISGLDSSGTSAILSIL, from the exons ATGTCTGTGGTCAGCTCAACAA GCACATTCCCTTCCTCTCAGTCCGAGAAACTCGAGTTTGCAAGGGACTGCACGCAAGGTCTCCGGCCTGAGAATTTCACACCACAAATGCGAAAGTTCTTCGCCTATGCACTCGTGGAAGGACAGGATCCTTTCCTTGAATATGTCATGCAGATCCTTGACTTGAAGAAAATAGAGAATTTCCGTGTTAGTGGCATATCAGATACTGACAGGGACAAGCTGACGATAGCTGAGCTTGCAGTGGGGACGTACTCGGTCATGGTCTATGACCAGCCATTGACAGGCTCAGATCCAGCAATGACCTATGATTTGGTGAACACTATAAGGGCTGTCTGTAGAGTCCAACAATCATCTGCAGTCATGGCCCTGAATCACCTCTCTGAAGAAGCATTTGACCTCTTCGACAGGATAATCCTTCTCGGAGAAGGGCATCTGCTGTACCAAGGCCCAAGACAGGATGCAGTCACATACTTTGCTCAACTAGG GTATATGAAGCCTCCACATGTGGAGTCCTGGGAGTTTCTCCAAGATATCGCTGCAGAAAATGGCATGCAGTACCAATTGCCAAGGTCAAATATACAAGGCCTGGAGGAGCTTGTGGAATGCTACTACTCATCAGATCATTACCTGGATGTTATAAGAGTCATTGGCAAGAGCAAAGAGTTCATTACATATTGGGTTGAGAGCGAGCCAGGAATTGGCTTATCCTTGAAGGAATCAACCACATTCAACTCAAATAATGCTGAAAATCAAGAAATGG AAGTAGTTGTCACAAAACTTTTGAACAAATCAAGATATATTAGTGGGATCGAAAGTTCAGGAAACATCCAAGTTGGCGATGTTGTGACGGGAATTTCCATAAATGAAGAGCCGATGCAGTATCTGGCAACTGGGCCAATATTTGACCACAAGCAACGCCTAACTAAAGTTTTCTCAGCTCTACGTCACGCCCAAGGACATATCCGCCTTCAATTTGAACGATCTGACAATAAG GGCAATGAGGATGAACCACGATGGGAGCAATTTCAGAGGCCATATGTGCAACCATGGTCGAAATCAACAAAAACCCTGATCCAGAGACAGCTTAGGATCTTGAAACAACTTCACGTGTTGAGCACACTTCGAGTCATACAG GCATGCATTCTTGGTATATTTGCTGGGACACTGTTCTACAAGCTTGGAGGGCAGTATAATCTTCAACATATGAACTCTGTGAGAGCTCTTGGGTTTGTAAACACCATGAGCATTTTGCTCATAAACATGCCTCAGCTCCCTCTATACATGCTTCAGAGGCCCACATTCTATAAACATAGGGACCGAAGATTTTTCAGGACATCCTCTTATGTTGTTGCCCATTGTGTCACAAATCTGCCGCAGGCTTTTATTGAG GCACTCCTTTATTCAGTTTGTGTATACTTTCTAGCGGGGCTGGCAATGGGAAACAATGGACTAGTGTTCCTCGACTACTTATTTCAGATGTTTCTTGTGGCTTACTTTGGATCATCGATCTTCTTCTTTCTGAGTGCAGTGGCATCCATTCCTGAAATAGCAAATGCGTTGGCAG GCCTTATAGTCTCCATTTTCCTTCTGTTCAGTGGGTTTGTGATCTACCCATCTAATATCCCTCAATACTGGAGGTGGCTAATGCAGATCAATCCAATTCGTTGGGCCAATATATCCTTCTGCGATCAACAGTTCTCATATGGTTACAAAGAATCCTGCATCAAATATCTGAACCAACTTACTTTCTGCAAGGCAAATCCGGAGATGGCTTCTGGCAAGGCTTACTTAATCTATGCTGAACTGGTAACAAGTGTTTCAGGAAAGCCTTATGTCCCTTATATGATTCTTATTGGATGGACGCTACTCGCTCTGCTAATGGCATTGATGTTCCTAAATAATATAGAGTTTTCACAAATCAGTCAATCTGTACCACAGATTAATGAAAGGAAATTTTCAAAGAACTACTTACACGATGTGGAAGTTTATTCAAGCTCACTTCATGGTTATATCGAAGATTCTATTGAATCAGGCAGATACAAATCTCTGGAGCCACCAAAGTTAGCATCTAGTTCCAAAATAGTACTTTCTGAGGGTGAGAATGGTAGTGTTGAGAGCTGGAGGGAAGAATTCAGAGTTGAAGTTGAATCAGAACACCTGACAATACCAGTCACACCAATCACTTTAACATTCTTGGATCTATCATTTGCTAG GAGTGGAAAAGTAACAAAGGAAGAAGGTATAGATTTTGAGAATGTCAGTGGATATGCGAAACCAGGAACTATGCTAGCTCTTGTAGGTGGTGCTAATGGAAGTGCAGCTACACTTCTAAAGTGCCTTTCAGGCAGGATACCTCCAGGTGGCAGTTTTACTGGAGATATCCGAGTCAATAGCACCAAACCCTCCGCTGATTTCTCAAGAAGTGTGGGCTATGCTGAGCAGCTTGATGCTCATCAACCATACCTCACCATACGCGAGTCACTTCAATTCAGTGCTAGCCTTAGACTAACAAATGGCATTAGCAAAACAAGAAGGCACATACATGTTGAATTAGTTCTTGACCAGCTGGGCTTGCAGTACTATGCCAACCACTTGGTTGGTTCCTTGAGAGACGGCACTGGGAAAACATATGAAGTAGCAAAGAAACTGACAATTGCGGTTGAACTTGCAGCAAACCCAAGTATTCTGTTCCTTGAGGAGCCTATTTCAGGTCTTGATTCATCTGGAACCTCAGCAATCTTGAGCATCCTGTAA
- the LOC120699814 gene encoding uncharacterized protein LOC120699814: MPSLQKALPPELADNVLRLYRECLRRAKFIGHQKHNTELLVTMVRQQFKKNMHETDPEKIQKMKDDAARGLINHILYESEKITGRKFSG; the protein is encoded by the exons ATGCCTTCACTTCAAAAAGCGTTGCCTCCAGAACTTGCTGATAATGTGCTCAGA TTATATCGCGAATGCTTAAGGAGGGCAAAGTTTATTGGGCATCAG AAACACAACACAGAGCTTTTAGTTACCATGGTGAGGCAACAGTTCAAGAAAAACATGCATGAAACTGATCCAGAGAAGATACAGAAAATGAAGGACGA TGCTGCAAGGGGCCTTATCAATCATATTCTGTATGAGTCCGAGAAGATAACTGGGCGCAAATTTTCAGGATAA
- the LOC120699813 gene encoding probable boron transporter 2, giving the protein MEESFVPLRGIKNDLHGRLACYKQDWTGGFRTGIRILAPTTYIFFASAIPVISFGEQLERNTDGVLTAVQTLASTALCGIIHSIVGGQPLLILGVAEPTVLMYTFMFNFAKDRPDLGRNLFLAWTGWVCVWTAILLFLLAILGACSIINRFTRIAGELFGLLIAMLFMQQAIKGLVDEFRIPERENRKALEFVPSWRFANGMFAIVLSFGLLLTALRSRKARSWRYGAGWLRGFIADYGVPLMVLVWTGVSYIPYGSVPKGIPRRLFSPNPWSPGAYDNWTVIKDMAHVPLLYIIGAFIPATMIAVLYYFDHSVASQLAQQKEFNLRKPPSFHYDLLLLGFLTLLCGLIGIPPSNGVIPQSPMHTKSLATLKHQLLRNRLVATARKSMSQNASLSQLYSSMQDAYQQMQTPLVYQQPSVRRGLNELKDSTVQLASSMGNIDAPVDETVFDIEKEIDDLLPIEVKEQRLSNLLQAAMVGACVAAMPLLKKIPTSVLWGYFAFMAIESLPGNQFWERILLLFTAPSRRYKVLEEYHTTFVETVPFKTIAMFTLFQTTYLLVCFGITWIPIAGVLFPLMIMLLVPVRQYILPKLFKGAHLTDLDAAEYEESPAIPFSLAAQDIDVALGRAQSAEILDDMVTRSRGEIKRLNSPKITSSGGTPVAELKNIRSPSISEKAYSPRLTELRHERSPLGGRNSPRTPSKLGEGSTPK; this is encoded by the exons ATGGAGGAGAGCTTCGTGCCCCTGCGGGGCATCAAGAACGACCTCCATGGGAGGCTCGCCTGCTACAAGCAGGACTGGACCGGAGGGTTCCGCACCGGTATCAG GATCCTGGCGCCAACCACCTACATATTCTTTGCGTCCGCGATACCGGTGATATCGTTTGGAGAGCAATTGGAGAGGAATACTG ATGGAGTTCTCACAGCAGTTCAGACGTTAGCATCCACTGCCCTGTGTGGCATAATCCACTCCATCGTGGGAGGGCAACCTCTGCTGATCCTTGGCGTCGCCGAGCCGACAGTGCTCATGTACACATTCATGTTCAACTTCGCCAAGGACAGGCCTGACCTCGGCCGAAATCTGTTCCTTGCCTGGACCGGTTG GGTCTGCGTATGGACTGCCATTCTGCTGTTCTTGCTGGCGATACTAGGCGCATGCTCAATCATCAACCGATTCACCCGCATCGCAGGCGAGCTGTTTGGGCTTCTGATTGCTATGCTCTTCATGCAGCAGGCTATCAAG GGGCTTGTAGATGAGTTCCGCATTCCTGAAAGGGAAAACCGAAAGGCACTAGAGTTTGTTCCATCATGGCGCTTTGCAAATGGGATGTTTGCAATCGTCTTGTCATTTGGCCTTTTGCTCACTGCCCTGAGGAGCAGGAAGGCGCGATCATGGCGCTATGGAGCAG gttgGCTGCGTGGCTTCATTGCCGACTATGGTGTTCCACTGATGGTGCTAGTATGGACTGGAGTTTCTTACATACCTTACGGAAGTGTGCCAAAAGGAATTCCACGACGCCTTTTCAGCCCTAATCCATGGTCCCCTGGTGCTTATGACAATTGGACTGTTATCAAG GATATGGCACATGTTCCGCTCCTCTATATCATCGGTGCCTTCATACCAGCAACAATGATTGCTGTTCTCTACTACTTCGATCATAGTGTTGCATCTCAGCTCGCTCAGCAGAAAGAGTTCAATTTGAGGAAGCCTCCATCCTTCCACTACGATTTGCTTCTCTTAGGCTTCCTG ACCTTACTGTGTGGCCTTATTGGTATCCCTCCATCAAATGGTGTCATTCCACAGTCACCCATGCATACAAAGAGCTTGGCTACTCTCAAGCATCAG CTGCTTCGTAACCGGCTAGTAGCCACTGCACGGAAGAGCATGAGTCAGAATGCTAGCTTGAGCCAACTGTATAGCAGCATGCAGGATGCTTATCAGCAGATGCAGACACCACTTGTTTATCAGCAACCGTCTGTCAGAAGA GGCTTAAATGAGCTCAAGGACTCAACAGTTCAGCTAGCTTCAAGCATGGGTAACATTGACGCACCAGTTGATGAGACAGTTTTTGACATAGAGAAAGAAATTGATGATTTGTTGCCCATCGAAGTCAAGGAGCAGCGCTTGAGCAACTTGCTACAGGCAGCCATGGTGGGGGCTTGTGTCGCTGCAATGCCGCTACTCAAGAAGATCCCAACATCTGTCCTCTGGGGCTATTTTGCCTTCATGGCCATTGAGAGCTTGCCTGGTAACCAGTTCTGGGAGAGGATCTTGCTGCTCTTCACTGCTCCCAGCAGAAGATACAA GGTGCTAGAAGAGTACCACACCACGTTCGTCGAGACTGTGCCATTCAAGACGATAGCCATGTTCACACTGTTCCAGACAACATACCTGCTGGTCTGCTTTGGAATCACATGGATCCCGATAGCCGGTGTTCTTTTCCCCCTCATGATCATGCTCCTGGTTCCAGTCAGGCAGTACATCCTCCCCAAGCTCTTCAAAGGTGCACATCTAACTGACCTGGATGCAGCAGAATATGAGGAATCACCTGCTATACCATTcagccttgctgca CAAGATATCGATGTTGCATTGGGACGCGCCCAAAGTGCAGAGATCCTAGACGACATGGTCACAAGAAGCCGGGGCGAGATCAAACGTCTGAACAGCCCGAAGATCACTAGCTCAGGTGGTACACCTGTGGCAGAACTGAAAAACATCCGCAGCCCATCCATTTCTGAAAAGGCATACAGCCCTCGGCTCACTGAGCTCAGGCATGAGCGCAGCCCTCTGGGAGGGAGAAACAGCCCTAGGACGCCATCCAAGTTGGGCGAAGGCTCAACACCGAAGTGA